From the genome of Thermoflexus hugenholtzii JAD2:
GATGGCCTGCATCCCCTCGTAATCGAAGCGGCTGGGGGTAGCCATGGGCGAATCCTCCGGATGTTCGAGATGCTCCATATAGATGATAGACATCGGCTTGCGCGTCTCGTTCTTCTATGCTGGACAAGGGCGAGGAGAGGACTTGAGATGGAAGGCTCCCCTTTTTGAGTGTCAGGGGGTGGGCTCGGAATCCCCTCGGAGACGTCGCGGCGGTTCTTCGGGGAGGGGGTGCGCGCAGCGGATGATCCGCGATGTTCTCTCCGAGCTTCGATCGGGCGGGCAGATGCCCACGGCGTCTGCCCGCCCGCTGGGTGGGGAAGCCGGCGAGCTCACCGGCCTCGGGCCTTTTGGAGCAGCTCGTTGGTGAAGACCCGCTCGATCTCCACGGGTTTCGGGATGGCGTTGTAGCGCCGCAGGACCTCATACAGGGCTTCCCACTGCTCTCGGGTCTGCCAGCCCAGGCCATGGGCTCGCGTGACCTCCGACTCCGCGTCCTTCAGCTCGGTCTCCAGCATGAAGCGCATGTGGCCCCGGTCCGCCTGAGGCGCGTATCGGAGCACGATGTCCACCGCCTCCTCCGGGTTCGCCCGCGCGTCCTCAATCCCCTTCAACGCCGCCCGCAGGAAGCGGACCAGCAGGCCCGGATCCCGCTGGATCTGCTCCTCGCTGGTCACGTAGGTCAACCCCAGGGTCGGCACCCCATAGTCCGCGGCATCCCACATCACCAGCTCGTAGCCCATCTGCTGCAGCAGATAGGGCTCATTGGACTTAAAGAGGGGATACACATCCACCAGCCCCTGGACCAGCACCCGCGGGTCGAAACCGACGTTGACCAGCTCCACCCGATTTCGATCCACCCCGGCCGCCTCCATAATGGCGAACAGGTCCGGGGGAGGCGTCCCCTTGTAACCCACCTTCTTGCCCTCCCAATCCTTAGGGGTCTGCATCCCCGAGGACTTCAGGGCGGCGAAGGCCTGCTGCCCTCGCTGGCCGATGAGGGCGATAGAGACCAGAGGGAGCCCCGGGTCCGCCCGCCGCTGGAGCAACACCGCCGCGTCCTGGGTGGTCACCTGGACGCCCCCGGCCATCAGCAGCTGGAGATGCTCCCCGCGGCCGGTGGAATGCTGGATCTCCACGTCCAGCCCTTCCGCGGCGAAGTAGCCCTTCTCCTTCGCCACATACACACCGACGAAGGGCAGGTTGGCCTGGGGCTTGTAGCCGGCCATGAAGACCATGTGCCGGAGGGCCGGGGTGGGGGTCGCCGGCGGGGCCGGCGTGGTGCACCCCGCTATCAGGATCAGCACCAGGACGATCCCTGCGCGAAGCTGCGCGCCGATGGAATTGCTGAAGAACCGCATCGTCACCTCCGAAACGATGGGGATGGGATGAAAGGCGTTGGGCCTTCTGAGGAAAGGCCCGAGGACGCGCGGCCTTAGGGGTGTGCCTCCTCCGGGCTCCACCAGCGGGCTCGCCGTTCCAGGAGGGCGGCCCCGGTGTAGCCGGCCAGGCTGACCGCCGCCAGGATCAGGGCGGCGGCGAACAGGCGGGGCATGTCCAAGTTGGTTTGGGCCAGCCACATGGTCCGCCCCAGCCCGCCCGAGGCCCCGGTCCATTCGGCCACCACCGCTCCGATCAGAGCCAGGGGGATGGCGGTCTTCAGGGCGGCGAAGGTGTAGGGTCGCGCCGAAGGCCACCGCAGATGGCGGAAGATCTCCCACGCCGAGGCGTCCCACGCCCGCAACAGCTCCAGCGCTGCCGGGTCCACCGCCCGCAGTCCGGTCATCAACGGGACGAGGGCCGGATAAAAGGTCAGCAGGGCGGTCATCAGCACCTTGGGGAGCGGCCCGAAGCCGAACCACAGGGTGAGGATGGGGGCGATGGCCACGAGCGGGATGGCCTTCAGCAGCAGCACCAGGGGCATGATCGCCCGCTCCAGGGGCGGCCAGAAGGCCGTGGCCACGGCCAGGGCCAGGGCGACGCCCATCCCCAGCGCCAGGCCGGCAGCGGCCTCCCCCAGGGTTACCCCCGTTGCCTGGAGATACAGCCCCCGCTCCGCCCAGAGCGTCGACAGGATCACGGAGGGAGCGGGGACCAGATACACCGGCACCCGGGCCTCGCGGACGATCAGCTCCCATCCCAGGAGGGCCAGCGGGAGGGCGAGGAGGGGCACCCATGGGGCCAGCCGCGCCCCCGAACGCAGGCGAGGAAGTTCCATTTCCATCGGGCTCATCTGGCGCCTCCCATCAGGGCTGCTCGAACGCGCTCCACCCATTCCCCGATCCGGCGCTCGTCGGTTCGTGGGCGCGGATCCGGGAGGGGGATGCGGGCTCGGATCCGGGCGGGGCGGCCGGCGAGGACCACCACCTCATCCCCCAGACGGACCGCCTCGTGGAGGTCGTGGGTCACCCAGAGGACGGTGGCGCCGAAGGCGCGCCACAGCCGCTCCACCTCCTCCAGCAGTTGTGTTCGGGTCAGGGCATCCAGGGCCGCGAAGGGCTCATCCATCAACCAGACGGCGGGGCCGGCGGCCAGGGTGCGGGCCAGGGCGACCCGCTGCTGCATGCCCCCCGAGAGCATCCGGGGGTAAGCCCGTTCGAACCCCTTCAGGCCCACCATCGCAATGAGCTCCTCTACCGTAAGGGGCGGCCGGAGGGCACGGCCGTTCACCTCCAGGGCGAGGCGGATGTTGCCTTCCACCGTGCGCCAGGGCAGCAGCGCCGGTTGCTGGCCCATCCAGCCGATGCGGCGGGCCGCCCGGGCCTGCGCAGGGGAGAGCTCCCCGATGCGGATCCGACCGGCGGTGGGCGTCAGCAGGCCGGCCGCCAGGCGGAGCAGGGTGGATTTGCCACACCCGCTGGGGCCCACGATCACGGTGAAGGAGCCGGGGCGGACCTCCAGGTTCAGGTCCTCAAAGATCACCCAGCGGCCCGAGGGGGCCGGGAAGGCGTGGTGAACGCGTTCCATCCGGATCTCCAGCATCCTGGGCCCTCTATCGATCCGCGGAAGGGATCACGCCGCGGCGGCCTTCCATCCGTTCCGGGAGGATGCGGAAGATCTCCCGAAGCCCCGGAGGCGGGCTTTCGAGCCGGTAGCGAGCGGCCAGCCGCGCGGCCAGGCCTTCGGGGCCTTCCGGGAAGATATCGGGGACGGCCCGGCCTTCCACCCGGACCCGTCGCAGGGGCGGCCAGGGCTCATCGATGAGCAACGTGACGTGGGGGTGAGCCCGGATGTAGCCCGGCCATCGGGAGCCCGGGAGGGCAGCGATCCAGAGGGCCGGGCGCTCCCAGAGATACCATACCGGCACCGCATACGGCCGGCCGTCCGCTCGCAGGCCGATCAGCCGGGCGATCCACGGCCCCTCCAGGAAAGCAACGATCTCCTCCGAACGGAGCCGTCGCAGGGAGAGCCCTTCCGGCTCGGCGGCGTAGGGCTGATACGCGGGGGCGCCCAGCCGGAGGGAGAGGCGAGCCGCCGCCGCCCGCAGGGCCTCGAAGAGGGCAGGCGCCGCGCGGGAGGCCGGCAGACGGACCGCCAGCGCCGCGGCAGGGTGGCGGCCGTCCGGGCAGATGGGGGCCGCAGCTTCGATTAACCCCCCGATGCGCCGACGGGCGATCCCTTCCCGCCGGATCCGCCCCCAGCGGGGGCCGGTTCGATGGGCGGCCAGGAAGATCCATCCGGGGGCGCTCCCATCGAGGGGAAGGCGGTCCCCCACGGCCCAACGGCCCACCAGGGGATGGGTGCCCAGGACTGCCTCGAGGACCACCACTTCCCCTCCGGCCGGGCGCAGCAGCGCGAGGCTTTCGGCGAACCCGCGGGCCTCGGCCCGGAACAGCTCCCGCAGCGCTTGTTCCGGGTGTGCCTGGGCGGCCAGCGCCCACCAGCGGGGGCCCAGGCGGTAAGGCCCGCGGGGGCCGGCCTGCTCCAAGTAACCGTGGGCCTTCAGGGTGTTCAGCAGCGCGAAGAGCCCGGTGCGGGAGAACCCGAAGCGCGCCTGCAGCGCCGCGGGGGCGACCCCCTCCGGCCGGGCGGCGATCCACTCCAGGATCCGCAGCGCCCGCTCCACCGCCGGCACCTGATGGATGTAGGCCAAGGATACCTCCGGTTCATTAAAGAAAACTATAATTTACTATAGCAGACTTTAGAGATCCGTCAAGCTCGCCCGGGGCTGCGGGTGCGTCCCAATTTTGTCGGCTGGGTGGGCGAGGGCATTGCCCTCGCCCACCCATGTAGGCCAACTCTGAGCAGTTGGTCCACATCGGGCTGGGCTTCCGACGATTTTGGGACACACCCCGGGGCTGCGGCAGGGCTTTCCGGTTTTCCAGAGGCGGGGTGGATAAGGGCGCTGGGGGATTGATTCCAGATCAACGGGTTCCAGACATGACAGGTAGGGGCGACCCGCCGGGTCGCCCCTACCGGATCCGGCCGTGGCCCCGAAAAACCGGAGAGCGCTGGGGGCTACGGCGTGTTTCAGGGCGGATCGAGCGTAGGGAGATAATCAGGGTCAGGCGGAGACCCGCCTGACCCTTTATCGCGCTTCGATGCCGCCGAGGGGCTCAGGAGGAGTGGGATGGATGCGCGATGGGGATCAGGCGATAGGCGGCCAGGAAGATGAGGGCGGCGGCGGAGACGATGCCCACGGCCAGCAGCCATTCGGTGAGGGTGGGGAAGTAATCGAAGCTCAGGCCCGGGCCGGTGAAGGCGAGGCGCAGGGCCTCGAACTCGGGCACCACCAGCGCGGGGATCACCAGGTTCAGCTTGGCGCTGAGGCTGGTGAAGGCCACGAGCCCGCCGGCGGCCGCCAGGACGGCAGGCCGAGCCCCGGGCAGGAGCAGCAGGATCAGCGGAAGGACCAGCCCCAAGGCGATCTCGAAGATCCAGAAGACCCAGGAGAACGGCCCGAAGAGGATCAAGCGCAGGGCCTCCACCCGGCTCGGGACCCCCGCGTAGAGGGTGGTGGAGTATTCCGCCCAAAGCAGCACGAGGGTGAACAGGAGCAGGCCCAGCACCAGGCCGCGCAGGAACCGGAGGGCTTCGGCGTCGGCGTGGCCCAGGAGGATCGAGAGGAAGAGAACCAGGGCCGCTCCGCCCAATGCGCCATCGGCCAGGAAGCGGATGGGGATCAGAGCGGATTCCCACAGGCCCTGGGCGCTGACCACCCCGAAGAGCGCCCCCTCAGCGCCTCCCATGATCACGGCCAGGAGCAGACCGAGGCCGAACAGCGGCCGGATAGCCGGGCTCTCCGGCTGCGCCTTCTTGAGATAGACCAGAGCCAGGAGGAGCAGCCCGTAGATCAGGTAGAACCAGGCCATCCAGGCCATGAGCGAGGTAGGCTGAGTCGAAAGATAAAGCTTCCAGAAGCGGAGGGGATGGCTGAGGTCGAGCCAGATGGCCAGCAACCCTCCGGCCAGGGCGGCCAGGGCGGCGAAGAGGGCGATCCCACTCAGGGGCTGCAAGGCTTTCACCCGCAAACCTTCTCCGAGGGCGGCGACAGCGAAGGCCCCGATGGAGATCCCGGCCAGGGTGGTGTAAACGGCCACCCACAGCCCCCAGGGGACGTAGGTGTTATAGGCAGCGACCGTGTGCCCGCCGGTGAGGCGCTGGATCAAGCCCACCACGCCGGCCAGCAAGCCAACGATGGCGATCCCCCACAGGATCCTCTCGACAGCGCTCATCCCCCGCATGATCTTCTCTGCTCGGCTCATGAGGACCTCCCGGTGCATTCGTTGGATGGCAGCGAATCAGAGTGCTCTGCAAGGACAGCGTCCAGCCATTCCAGATCCAGCCGGATGGCCTCGTGGGCGAAGGCGGCCAGCCCGGTGAAGAAGGGATCGGTGGTGTTAGAGGCCAGGGCCTCGCAGAAACGTGGCAGCCAGGGTAAGACGTGTCGGCGGAGGAACTCCCGGCTGGCCTGCAGGATCCGCCAGCGCTCCGCGTCATGGGTTGCCTCAGCAGCCCGTCGGGCCAGGTAGGCCAGGAAGCCCAGCTCCAAGGCGATGTGGTCGGGCGGGATCCGCCAGTTGGTCTCCGGCATAGCGGACCACTGCAGGTAGAAGCGGCGGACGGCTACCGCCGCGGGGCCCATCAATCGCTCGCCATGCAAATAGAACGAGGCGAAAGGAGGGGCAGGGACGCGGCCGGGGCCTTCCATCAAGCGGGTCATCTCGATGTTGAGGGCCTCGATCAAAGCCCGGTCGTTGACCGCGTCCCGGATGCGGCCTTGCAGCTGTTGGAGCCCTAAGGCCAGGGGCGAGCCTGGCTCCAGGGCCAGGCTCGCCACCGCGTTCAGGACCTTCTCGGTCAAGGGGTAAGAGAAGAGGGCCCGCAGCAGGCTGTAGAGACCTTCGCGTTCTTTCAGCTCGCGCTCCATCACCGGCTCTCCTTAGCCGAGCTTGCGGACCTTAACGATCACATCACCGTAGGCGGGCTGCCCCATGATGGGCGACAGGTTCTCGGGATCCACCAGGGCGTTGTGGTTCGGTGTGATGTCTTGGAAGGCCCACGTCTTGCCCAGGCCGGGGCTGAAACGCCCGCCTCCGCCGAACGGCAGCCGCAGCACGCCGGGCCGGATGGTCTCCACCAGGACGACCTTCCCACGGGTCTTGAACCCCTGCGGCGTCTCCAGTTCCACCAGATCCCCCGTCTTCAGCCCGAGGCGCTCCCCGTCAGCGCGGTTCATCTGGATCACGCCGATGGACCAGGTCCCGCGGGGGATGCGCACGCGGCGGCCGGTCGGCGTAGGCCCGTTCTCCCCGAGGATCACCTCCTCCACCACCCGTTCGTCGTTCAGCGGCATCCAGAGGTCCTCCGTGGGCAGCCGCCCCAGCCAGTCCACCATCTGGGTGCCGGACATGGCGTGGTGGATGCGGCCGGAGATCACCTGGAAGGGATACTCCTCCCGATACTTGGCGTAATCCGGGTTGGTGTAGGGGTTCCAGCGGGTTTCGAACCAGTAGAAGGTGGAGGGATACTTCTGCCAGCCGAGGCGCGCGATGCTGGGCGGCGTCTCGCCGGCCTCCTCGATCAGCTTGTTGTATTTGGCGTAACGGCCTTTGCGCTGCACCTGGCCGTCTTTCTCCACCGTGTAATCCCAGACGAACTCCACCTTCTTGCTGTCGGTCTGAAGCACCCCGCCGCCGTGGAACCGCTTCCAGCTCATGGGCCACACCGCCACGCCGTGGTGCTCCCGCAGCCACTGGACGGTGAGCGGCTCCCCGCGGATCTCCTTCTTCTCGTCATCGATCTGCACGCGGCCGGCCTCCAGGGAGTCCGGCGTGCCGAGGAGCTTGTAGCCCTTGGGCAGGTTGGGGTAGGGGAGCGGCTCTCCGGTGTTGGGCCGCCCGGGGGCTACCCGCAGGGCTTCGTTCCAGAAGTCTTCCTCGGTGGGGTATTTCTCCCAGAAGTCCTTCGGCTGGATGTCGGGATCACCCTTTTCGTGGAGTTTGCGAGCCAGCGCCCAGCAGATCTCATACTGGGTCTTGGATTCATACATCGGGCGGATGACGAAGTCGCGCAGGTAGAGCACGGGATGGACCGGATAGATGTCCGAGAGGCTCATGCGCTCCATATAACTGGCCTCGGGGAGGACCACATCGGCGTAGAGCCCCGTCTCGAGGAAGACGGTATCGATGTAGACCACCAGCTCCACCTTGTAGTTCCCCGTCTCGTCCTTCGCCGTCAGGGCCTCGATCCATTTCTGGGTGTTGGAGCCGGTGATCACCGGGTTCCCGGTGCGGATGAAGTAGGCTTTGATGGGGTAGCGGTGGCCGCGGAACGGGCCGTAGCGCAGGGTGACCCCTTCGATGAAACGGCGCGGGTAGTCGCCCACCACATCATCCCACGCCGCCGGCCAGTCTCCGTAGCCGTCCATGTGGAGCTCCTCGATCTTCCCCTTGACCTCCCGGCCGTTGACGATGCGGGTGACCTCGCGCTTGAGGAAGTCCCCGCCGGAGGCTTTGCCGCCCTTGCTGCTCTTGACCAGCTCCGTGTCGATGGCCCCGCCCGGGACCTCCATGTTCCCGGTGATGACGTTGAGGGCGGTGCCCAGGATGGAGGCCGTGTAGCCGTTGTAGTGGTGGCCGATGCCGTTCATCCCCCATACCAGGGCCGCCGGCTTGGTGATCCCGAAGGTGTGAGCCAGCTCGGCGATGGTCTGGGCGTCGATGCCGGTCCGCTCCGCGGCCCACTCCAGGGAGAAATAGGGCAGCCCGTTGAGGGGATCCTTGCGGTCCCACCAGCTCCGGAAGGCGGCCTCGAACTCCTCCCAGCCCTGGCTGTATTCCTTGAAGGACCAGTCGATGTAGCGGCGGAACGGATCGTCGTCCCGGTGGTTCTCCAGGATGTAGCGCAGCATCGCTGCGAAGAGGTCGGCGTCCGTCCCGGGCCGGATGGGGATCCAGCGATCCGCCTTGGTGGCGGTGTTGGAGAAGGCGGGGTCGATGACGATGATGCGGGCTCCGGCCAGCTTGGCCTCCACCGTGCCTCGGGATTCGTAGTTGATCCGGGTGGCGGTGAAGGGGTTCCAGCCGACGTAGATGATCAGCCGGGTGCGGTAGCTGTAATCGTTCTTCAGGCTGCCGTCCGGCTGCCGGACCAGCACCGGGCGCATGATGTCAGGCTCGATGCGCTTGCCCCCGAACATGAGCTTGGGCCCGTGGCGGCGCGGCGTGTCGCAGATCGAGCCGTGCTCCACGGTGTGGGGCGTGCCGAAGGCGCGGAAGAGATAGTAGTAAGGATCCCGATCGGTCACGTCCCCGCAGTCCATGATCACTGACTCGGCCCCGTATTTCTGCTTGATCTCGATGAGCTTCGTGGCGATGTAATCGAGGGCCTCCTCCCATGAGACCCGCTTGAATTTGCCTTCTCCTCGCTCGCCCACCCGGATCATCGGGTATTTGATCCGGTTGACGTTGTAGACCAGCTGCAGGCCACTCACCCCTTTGGCGCACACGGTCCCCGAGTTATAGGGGACGTGGATGTTGCCGTAGATGTTGGAGATCACGCCGTTCTCGACCTCGACAGCGAGGCCGCACTCGGCGGGGCACATCACGCAGGCGGTGTAGACCACCCGCTTGCCGGCCTCCTGTTGCTGTCGGGCCTCGCTGGCGCTGAGGGTTTTGAAGCCGTGGCCCAGGGCGGCCATGGCCGCCAGGCCTCCGGCGGAGGCCCCGGCCAGTTTCAGAAAATCCCGACGGGAGATAGTTTTGGTCGCGATCATCCCGGACCTCCCTCAAACCAGGTAAAAGACCTTGGGCTCCGTGCCCAGCTCCTCCTTCAGGCGGATCACATTGGGCTGGCTGACCAGCTCGGCGACCAGGCTCTGGGGATCGTTCAGATCCCCGAAGTAGGTAGCCCGCCCCATGCAGGAGAGCACGCACGCGGGCAGCTGCCCCCGCTCGATGCGATGGAGGCAGAAGTGACACTTGCGCACGTTGCCGACGGGAGAGGCATCCCGGCGTCGGAGGCGGCCCTGGCCATATTCGGGGGAGGGGAGCAGCTCATAGGGTTGGGGCTGGCCGCCCTCGAAATCGCTGTAGAAGTAGCCGGCGTCGAAGGAGCGGGCGGCGTAAGGGCATGCGGTGATGCAATAGCGGCACCCGATGCACTGGTCATAATTGATCACTACGATCCCATCGGCCCGCTTCCACGTCGCCCCCACCGGGCACACGGGAACACAGGGCGGGTTTTCGCACTGCATGCACGGCCGCGGGATGAAGCGTCGGGAGACGTGCGGGTAAGTCCCCCGGGTCTCCGTCAGCACGGGCCGGTAGGCGATGCCGGGCGGCAGTTTGTTCTCCGAGATGCAGGCCACCGTGCAGGCGTAGCATCCCACGCATTTGCGCAAATCGATGACCATCGCCCAGCGTCGCTGTTCCACCGGCTTCTGCAACGCCCGTCGGAGATCCTCCATCATGCGCACCACGGGGTGTTGCCCGCTCATCGCCTCCGGGAGCTCAGGGGGTGGCTCCAGCTCCCCCACCGGGGCACCCGGTGGGGCCGCCTCGACCTGATCCAGGATCCCCTGTGCGGCAGCAGGGGCGATCAGGGAGGCGAAGATCCCGCTGGCGAACCGCGCCAGGAACGCCCTCCGCGTCGCCAGGTCCGGCTTTCGAGTGCGGTTTTCTTGAACCATCGCATGCGCTCCCGAGCGAAGCTTTCCTTCGATTTCGAGCATAAAGGACCTGTGCCCTCCATGGGCCTGGGGCTCCTCCGGAAAGGAGACCTGGGAATTTTCCCAGTTCCAGACCCGGAAGGATCCGGGGACGTAGCCACCCGTCTTCATCCCCGTTACAATGGAAACGGGGCCAGGGCGCATAGCCGTCTGATCCTGCGGAGGCTCTGATGCGGGGGATGCCCTGGCAGATCTTCCTGGTCTTCGTGCTGGTTGCCTGTCAGAGGGAGCCTGCCATCCCGGTTCGCCTCTCCGAATCCCTCCTCCCTTCGACGGCCCTCCGCGTCTCCCTGGAGGCGGATGGCCCATGGATCTGGAGCTTCGATCGGCGGCTGGAGCCCAAGGAGGACATCCGGATGAACGCCTCCCTCCTCCGCTGGTTGGAGAGGCAGACCGGGCTCCGCTTCCGCCTTCGGATGGCGCCGCGGGGGCAGAGCGTGGCGGATGAGATCTGCGCAGGCCGGGTGCACTTCGGGATCGTCGGCACGGTCACCTACCTGCAGGCGTATCATCGGTGTGGGGCGCGGATCCTGGTGCGGGGCCGCAACCGGGAGGGTCAGGATACTTACCGGGCGGCCATCGTGGTCCCGCCGGATAGCCCGATCCGGGATCTTGCGGATCTGCGAGGGCGGTCCTTCGCCTTCGGCTCCCCGAACTCGACCCAGGGTCATTTAATCCCTCGCCTTATGTTGCAGCGCGCAGGCCTCACCTTGCACGACCTCCGCGCGTATGCCTTCCATGACTCCCACGCCGCCACCGCCAACGCGGTGATCAGCGGCCGCTACGACGCGGGAGGGCTGCAGGACACCCTGGCGCTGGCCCTCGCCGAACGGGGGCTGGTGCGCATCCTGGTCCTCTCAGAGCCGTATCCGTCCAGCGGCATCATCGCAGGGCCTGGGGTGCCGGAGAAGACAGCCCAGATGGTTCGGGAGGCGCTTCTGACTCTGGATCCCGTGGGGCGCGATCGGGCCTTCCTGTATCACTGGGAGCGGTCCGAGATGCCCCTGGGATTCGCCCCGGCTCGGGATGAGGAATACGCGGATCTGTATTGGATCGCCCGGGAGATCGGCTTGCTGGAGCCATGAGATGAGTCGTCTCTGGTTGTGGCTGGACCGCTATCTGCCTCGGCGCTTGACCACGCGCCTCATCCTGGCGCTGGTGATCCTGGTGGTGTCCGCGGGGGTCATCACCACGGGCATCCTCAACGCGCTGCTCGTTCGCACCCTGCGGGCGGAGCTGATCCGCAGCGGGCAGTCCCTGACGCGGGCGCTGGGGGAGAACCTGGCCAACGCCCTGGCGGAGATGGATCTGGTCACGGTCCAGGAGCTCCTGAACGCCGTCGTCCGGGAGAACGGCGATGTGATCTACGCCTTCGCGGTCGCCCCGGACGGGCGGGTGGTGCACACGTTCCCGGACGGCTTCCCGGCCGATTTGCTGCGGCTGATCCCCGCTCGCCCCGAGTCCGCGGGTGAAGGCCTCTTGTTGAAGACCGAACGCGGCCTGGTACGGGACTTCGCCTACCGGCCGCTGGATGGGATCCCGGCGGAGATCCATGTGGGCCTCAGCGAGGCGCGCATCGTCGCGTTGCAGGCCTGGGTGACCCGCTTTCTGATCGGACTGACCGCCCTCGGCTGTCTGGTCGCGGCCGGGATGGCCTACAGTTTCGGCCGCGTGGTGGTTTTCCCTCTGGTGGAGCTGGCCCGTCAGGCTCAGCGTCTGGGCCAAGGTCACCTCGATGAGCGGGTCCATCTGCCGCCCGGCGGGGAGATCGGGGATCTCGCCCGTGCCTTCAACCAGATGGCGGATGAGATCCAGCAAGCGATCCGTCGGCTGCAGGATTCCGAGGCGGGCTATCGCAACCTCTTGATGGCGGCCAGCGCGGTGGGCGAGGGCATCGCCCTGATCGGGGCGGAGGGCCCGGAGGAGGGGAAGCTGCTCTTCGTCAACGAGGCCTTCGCCCGCCAGCTGGGCTGCCGGCCGGAGGAGCTCCTCGGGTTGAACGCGGCCAGCATCCTGCCTCCCCGTTCGGTGGAGATCGCCTCCCGGCTCTGGCAGAGCCTCCGCCAGGGGCAGCCCGTCGCCCCGGTCGAGCTGGTGGTGACCGACCGGGAGGGTCGATCTCGTGTCCTGGAGACCATGGGGACCCGCATCCGCTATCAAGGCCGATGGGTCCTGGTCTGGTTCGCCCGGGACATCACCGAGCGCAAGGCGCGGGAGGAGGCCCTCCGCCGTCGGAACCGCGAGCTGATGGCGCTGAACGCGGTGGCCCTGGCCATGGGGGAGTCCCTCCCGCCGGACCGCCTTCTACAGCGCGTTCTGCAACAGGTTCTGAACGCCCTGGAGCTCCAGGTGGGTTGGATCTGCATGCTGGATGAGGCGGATCAGCCCTATCTGGCCATCTGGTACGGCCCGGAGCTGCTGTCGGTCCCTTCGATGGAGTCGCTGTTCAGCTTCCCGGTGTGCCGTTGCGGCCAGGTGTTACGGGATGGGCGGCCGGCGGTGGTGGGGGCCTCGGAATCGGCCTGCGCCGTATATCGCATCCGTTCGCTGCTCGGGATGCCTCTGGTCTGCCATGCCGCGGTGCCGATCCCGATCGGAGGGCGCGTCCGCGGGGTTCTGGGGGTGGCCGCGGAGGATCTGGAGGCGTTCAACGAGGCGGAGATGGCGCTGCTGGTGACCGTGGGGCAGCAGATCGGCCTGGCCCTGGAGAACGCCCAGCTCTGGGAGGAACTGCGTCGCAAGGAGAGGATCCGCGGGGAGCTGCTGGCTCGCCTGATGCGCGCCCAGGAGGAGGAGCGCCTCCGCATCGCCCGCGAGCTTCACGATGGGATCGGCCAGTCCCTGAGCGCGCTGGTCTTCGGGCTGAACGCGGTCAGCCTGGCCCTCACCCAGGCGCCCTCGGAGGTGCCCCGGTTGCTGGATCGTCTGAAGATCTCCGCCAGCGAGACCATCCGGGAGCTTCAGACGATCATCTATGATCTGCGCCCCACGCTTCTGGACGACCTGGGCCTGATCCAGGCCCTGAAATGGTATACCCGGGAGCGCCTTGAGGCGCGCGACGTCCGCGTGATCTTCGAGATCCCGGAGCACGTTCCGCGCCTCCCCCCTGAGATCGAAACGGCGCTCTTTCGGATCGCCCAAGAGGCCATCACGAACATCTGCAAGCATGCGGAGGCGACCGAGGCGCGCATCCGCCTCGCGTTGCAGCCGGGATGGGTGGAGCTCGAGATCGCGGACAATGGGATCGGCTTCGTCTGGTCAGAGGTCCAGAAGGGGGATGGCGCCCGCCGAGGGTGGGGGCTGCTCGGGATCCAGGAACGGGTGGAGTTGCTGGGCGGGGAGATGAAGATCGAAAGCGCGCCCGGGCAGGGGACACGCCTTCGGGTTCGCCTGCCGATGGGAGGGTAGGAGATGGGGATCCGCATCCTGATCGCCGATGACCATGCGATCGTGCGCGCCGGCATCCGGGCGCTGCTTCAGCTGTATCCGGATTTCGAGGTCGTGGGCGAGGCGGCGGATGGCCATGAGGCCATCCTTCAGACGCGCCGGCTGCAGCCGGACATCGTCCTGATGGACATCGGGATG
Proteins encoded in this window:
- a CDS encoding 4Fe-4S dicluster domain-containing protein, encoding MVQENRTRKPDLATRRAFLARFASGIFASLIAPAAAQGILDQVEAAPPGAPVGELEPPPELPEAMSGQHPVVRMMEDLRRALQKPVEQRRWAMVIDLRKCVGCYACTVACISENKLPPGIAYRPVLTETRGTYPHVSRRFIPRPCMQCENPPCVPVCPVGATWKRADGIVVINYDQCIGCRYCITACPYAARSFDAGYFYSDFEGGQPQPYELLPSPEYGQGRLRRRDASPVGNVRKCHFCLHRIERGQLPACVLSCMGRATYFGDLNDPQSLVAELVSQPNVIRLKEELGTEPKVFYLV
- a CDS encoding molybdopterin-containing oxidoreductase family protein, producing the protein MIATKTISRRDFLKLAGASAGGLAAMAALGHGFKTLSASEARQQQEAGKRVVYTACVMCPAECGLAVEVENGVISNIYGNIHVPYNSGTVCAKGVSGLQLVYNVNRIKYPMIRVGERGEGKFKRVSWEEALDYIATKLIEIKQKYGAESVIMDCGDVTDRDPYYYLFRAFGTPHTVEHGSICDTPRRHGPKLMFGGKRIEPDIMRPVLVRQPDGSLKNDYSYRTRLIIYVGWNPFTATRINYESRGTVEAKLAGARIIVIDPAFSNTATKADRWIPIRPGTDADLFAAMLRYILENHRDDDPFRRYIDWSFKEYSQGWEEFEAAFRSWWDRKDPLNGLPYFSLEWAAERTGIDAQTIAELAHTFGITKPAALVWGMNGIGHHYNGYTASILGTALNVITGNMEVPGGAIDTELVKSSKGGKASGGDFLKREVTRIVNGREVKGKIEELHMDGYGDWPAAWDDVVGDYPRRFIEGVTLRYGPFRGHRYPIKAYFIRTGNPVITGSNTQKWIEALTAKDETGNYKVELVVYIDTVFLETGLYADVVLPEASYMERMSLSDIYPVHPVLYLRDFVIRPMYESKTQYEICWALARKLHEKGDPDIQPKDFWEKYPTEEDFWNEALRVAPGRPNTGEPLPYPNLPKGYKLLGTPDSLEAGRVQIDDEKKEIRGEPLTVQWLREHHGVAVWPMSWKRFHGGGVLQTDSKKVEFVWDYTVEKDGQVQRKGRYAKYNKLIEEAGETPPSIARLGWQKYPSTFYWFETRWNPYTNPDYAKYREEYPFQVISGRIHHAMSGTQMVDWLGRLPTEDLWMPLNDERVVEEVILGENGPTPTGRRVRIPRGTWSIGVIQMNRADGERLGLKTGDLVELETPQGFKTRGKVVLVETIRPGVLRLPFGGGGRFSPGLGKTWAFQDITPNHNALVDPENLSPIMGQPAYGDVIVKVRKLG
- a CDS encoding PhnD/SsuA/transferrin family substrate-binding protein — its product is MRGMPWQIFLVFVLVACQREPAIPVRLSESLLPSTALRVSLEADGPWIWSFDRRLEPKEDIRMNASLLRWLERQTGLRFRLRMAPRGQSVADEICAGRVHFGIVGTVTYLQAYHRCGARILVRGRNREGQDTYRAAIVVPPDSPIRDLADLRGRSFAFGSPNSTQGHLIPRLMLQRAGLTLHDLRAYAFHDSHAATANAVISGRYDAGGLQDTLALALAERGLVRILVLSEPYPSSGIIAGPGVPEKTAQMVREALLTLDPVGRDRAFLYHWERSEMPLGFAPARDEEYADLYWIAREIGLLEP